caaaaaataacctaaaataaaattaataaaagttgttaataaTTGACTTtgaacacaaatatcttttcaaaactttgagatattggctttaaaaatattgtcttcaaacttttttttttatttcacagaaattattgtttcaactaacaacttttttaacccaacacgaaaaacgaaaacttttaagcaagacaaatcgacagacggactggaaagttatcagtgtgggtcgcatcccaacctctttttacGCTTAAAACTCAAAATCTAGGAAATCTATCTGAATACTTACTGaaattgttgtttattatttgaatattgaaacaatTGGAAGTACTCTCATCTAATCGAATGCTCGATTCATAAGAATGgtcataaattaaatacaaattaaatataaaaaaccacaaaaaaatgATGTGGAGCTAACAAAGGTTTTAAATTGGTGATACTTaccatttaatatttcttttagtctcacaaatacaataaaaaactcaaatattgaatataaataaaatatatcagtTTAATatgacttaattttaaaaataaataatttaatcaataaataaatcttacaaaataatcttattttatttacaaataaaaattaaatgtcgcagtgaaaaaatatttgattttaagcttaagaagtttaatgaaaaatgtaaacaacaaaatgttaagattATAATTTCTTCTAGAAGTTCAAAACacaaagttctttatttttgccttcgattttttgaaaaaaaaaaaaaatacacaaacaaaagtttataaatttgtgtgtgagttaaaatttaaaaatgtttgaataatgtttttacaaCTCTCCTTAATCTCAACACAAATTCGAAAGGCAATTGtaagtttttaagattttgacggtaaaatatttcgtttgaagtattttttcttatagATTGAATTTTATGaggtacaaaaatatattttagcacCCGTTTCTTGAATAagattaaacttaaataataaaataattattttatgaaaatagattTGGTTCAGAGCATAAGAAATATGAAAGAagtcttttaaacattttaaattaattgtaaatattttgttttgatttatactcCCCAATTTGTCTTTTATCTTTCCTCAACCTGGTCTGCCTCTGCCTTAACATCGTTAGGTGAAGATCTTAGCCAATTTTTAGGCAAAACATCACTTTCGCCATCGATTTCTTCTTCATTTAAGTCTTTTAATCGAGATTCTGGTAATTGATCGTAATCAAAGATTTGTCGAGAGCTTCGAGGAGAACCCATTTCAATAGCAGTTGGCGGTAAGGAGGTTGTCGTGGTGACAAAAATTGTCGGTTCAGTGTCTAGAGCAGGTCCTGAGAATAATGTACCCATTTCATCGCCAGTTGGTTCATCGATGAAGAAGTTTCCCAGTGAAGAATCCAGCAGACTTAACAAGCCTTGCATGGGAGCCTTCTGTTGAGCCAGAGCTGGAGGTGGTCTTGAAGAGGGTTTCATTTCTCCCTTTGAAAGTTGATTTGCAATAGGCTTGGGAGTTGTGGTGGTTGTTGTAGTAGTCGTCGTCGTGGTACTTTTCTTTGTGTGAAGATGTTTCACTTGATGTGTGAAACGCAAGTCGTCAGACGAAGTAACATGACGTACAACAGACTCCTGTCGCGGAGTGATGGGGACGATCTTAGGCTCATGAGTGGAGGTCTCGTTGTCACTTTGGCCGTATGTCTTAACTTTTGAGTGACCTTCAATAATTTGATACATGGAAACTTCAAAGTGTCCATTCATTGGTGGCTTGACGGAAGGAGGTGCTTCTGTTGTAATGTCAATCGGCGGAGCAGTTGGGTAGAAAGTGTCGTAAGCAGTTGGTGCCATGTAGGACGGATACACCGGCTTCTGGCTGGTGGTCGTTGTGGGAACAAATGGCATTGTTGTTGGAGGATTATAAATTGGCGTTGAGGCTGTTGTTATGTATACTGTTGGTGGTGGGGAATGTGTTTCGAAAACATTTCTCATCGATGTTGTTTGAAGTGGCTTAGAAGGTGGACTAGGTCTTGGCTTGATCAGTTCCTTCTGAAGAAGTTCATGAACCCAGGGCTTTCGAGGTGATTGCATTCCAATGAAGTCATTTGGACTTAACCGAATATTAGAATATTTTGTATCAGGTCGAGAATAACTAACATAGTTATTAGATTCTCCATATTTGGTATCATAAGGGGACTTGGTGCGATAGCTTCCTGAGCCTGACGGAGAATAGTAGCTCTTCGTGGATGGATATTGGGTTTGGTAGTGATGCATTTCCGTTGTTGAGGTCTTCATGCGTTGCGGTTGAAGAGTTTGCATTGGTGGTGGCATAAGGCGAGTTGGAAGATTACCGCtcccaccaccaccaccactgcCACCATAGTAACTCCTTCTGATCGATGTgtacttttgttcttttttcatgTTTTCTCGTTTGGATGGAACTCCAAGGAGAAGAATGTCCGATTTGCTTTTCTTTCCACCAtcatcttttgttttattattttcagccCAATAACGAACTCTTTCCAGAGCTGGAGGGCTATAGTCAAATGTTGGATCGTTTTTCAGGGGATCACCTTGTCCCAATGGTTTCCAACCATTACGATCCAGCTTGGGATTGAGAATTCTTCCTTCGAAACCTTAAAGATAAAATGTGTTTTGAAGATATTCAATTTGTTGACAAAAAGAAGCTCACCTTCAGGTTGAAAGTTTTCGACATCTTCACTTTTAACTCCGCTGAGTacgattgtgaaaaaaagtaGCCACAGCAAGAGTACCTTGTACCGAATTGATATcatttgggaaaaaaaatctgaaatttgaaaaaaaaatacttcaaaagtcTGATTGTTTCTTTGAATTGAGGTTCCAAGTCTTAGCACATTGAAAATTGGCTTTTTTCTACACCTGAAGGTATGGCAAAAAAACTAGCATTAACCAGaggttaatttatttcattacaaaatgactaaaccttttttgaaataagttttctaattttaatgtCCCAAATTATTAATCCCCCattgtatgaatttttaaatattcatgttGTATGTACCATACCTACTCATAATTATGAAGTGTAACAAAGTTTCTATGGCAAAGACGAAACGTAGTTTcccttttaatacaaaaaatatgtaatgtaGTTTGTTGTACATTTCATTTATATCAATCAGTTCTAGTTTTAAGGTGTGACCGACCATAATAATAACAGACTTTTATATATTGTTAATTGTCTTTGTTGACAGACATTGATAATCAATTAGCATAAgtgaaaataagaaattaaaatttaaactgcaaagtatttttgtttttgtcaagaAGGTGTTTAAGACGATTTGCAAATCTATTTCTTGTGACTAATTATggtcaaaatgatttaaagctTATTCTTTCTTTATTCTCCTACGTTACATGTTTCCTTTAGACGTGTACTTGTACATATTGTATTGTATAATGTTAGTGTTGTTAATTGagtctaaaataattaaaattgtaatgaGATTGTACATTGTATTATTATTGATTCAATTCTTATTGCTTGTGGATATAAACTAAAGTGTTAGGAACCTTTAACAAATTCGGAACTTCGAAAATTTATGTGGGATTTATGGGCCCTGTtcgtgaacatttttaaaaacgaaggcattttaattattttagttgAAGAAAAGGAAGAAGAAATTAAATGCAACTGCCAAACGCAATTTTTTACTAATATAACTTTacactttattttattgaaatataccCATAATACCAAACGTGTAACCTGATTATtgaacaaactgtcaattttcaTATCAATTGTAAGACTAATAATTTGAATGAATAAGACACTTCGttatttttcaagatattgataattttgttttatattcaaaaatgttaagaagtTGAGGAGGTGAAAGGCTTAAACTTTAATAcgattattaaaatgttaaagccgTTGTTATCAATTTACCTACTACGCTAAAAAGATATTCCAGAAAATTTTGAACGGTTTAAGCATCTTACTGTTATAGGActgttatagctatcattgaaatcgatccagacaattttttgaatttatttttgacggtgttttcctttgattagaaatgaaaattataaactgATCGATCGGAATTCACAAAGagttttttgaggaaaaaaagttccattgcgcatttatttttctctaaatatgtatttttccattttccggacggaaattcattttcctgaacagcggATACTTTTAGgttcaaaagtaaaatgaatcgttccactgatttgtgttccaattccATACAGTTCCagtgacagatttctgtcagtataagtttttcggtggatttcaatcagtacatttttttcaaagacagaaatgtttaataataGCTATAAGCGACCTGTCAACAAAATTCCAatctttgttttcaatgatgaaaaccaatgatagctataactggcgccttactATCTATTAGAGGCCGATTTTAGCTATGAGTCAAATTTTAGTTTCTAACTTTTAAACATGTTagagatttatttctagcaaaaaattgatgcaataagatgaatgaaaaagaaatgatgcatttaaagtgtttttaatgataaaatatcattttacgAACAGCTGACTGTTGGTGTCccaattttttacttttccgatcacatcattaaaaattttactgatgaaagcaacagttAGGTGCCAGTAATTAcacttttttgttctcaaaaaaaattctttgtgtgatttccgatcgatcagtatataattttcatttctaatcaaagggaaacactgtcaaatattgattcaaaaatttgtccggatcgatttcaattatagctatcagtaaaatccatcggtaaaattttaaacaggaggaatctaaaattttttaCTGATGAGCGCTATAAGCgcttatagcaatcagtaaattttgttttctttcgattTTAACATCGAGCTTCGCGCATTTGCTAATTCGATACGGCATATGTCATTGTCCTTGAACAAATGTTTTGCCTATTTACTTGAAAGAGTTGAATTGTgtgtgttttgtaatttttaagccacaactttttttttttaattaagaaaacgTAATTGGAAGCCaatgattttgaaacaaaatcttaaggCTGATGTTGTTGACTTAACTTCCTAAAGGAACATTTCAGTACAGTCAATCTTTTAAGAAGAATGAATAGAATGTCCgtttaacatttgtttgtttattttcatgaactgtcactttttagatatGTTCGAATGcctgttttttaatgaaagggAACTATCTACTTACTACTTTGCAAACCCCAAaagaagtttcaatttttttgattatacagtaaattgctaaatatttgaaaaaaaagctacTTTATAAACTGTTCAgcccttaacaataaattgtttacaATTAAGCACCAAAATGTTGTACACTggtcaaaaaggttttataaCACTggcaaacaaatacatttttgtaatcatttcttcaggtttttgagatgGTATATTATTGTGATGACATAAAGGCTAAAAGATAGGctatatttttgttctattataaaaacttttattttctttgactTTAGTAAGTGTAGAACAGTTACATTTGTGTCGTAAATTGGGACCcttctgaaaatgaaaaaaatttagtaaatttatAGTTgggattataaaaagaaaagtaattgCATCTGGACTTTAAATCTAATCCGAAATCAAAAAGCAAtcacaaaatttgtaattttgtgtAATATAATAGCgcgtatttattttttccaacaaatattgtgttaaaattttgaaatgaagagaattaaaaacataacattATAAAATCACTCCAAACTTTCGGattgtcaaaatcaaaataagtaaGAGTTAGTGTTATGTCTTTTCACCCAAAACCTTAACACCCAAATTCTAAAATGTCACGAAGCCCAACATTGGTCACAAATCCcaaaaagattgaaataaaaattcgcCATGAAAGTCAAATCGAATGTGGTAATGGctgaataaatttgaaataaaagatcttCCAAATTGTTAGTAATCATTTTGcgtaaaagaatttttaattttgaaattggatttTATGACATATGGGTCGGGCTTTGTGGCATTTATTTTCGGCATTACGACGATTATAATTTCTATCGTTTCTTTTGTCTTATCATCGAAAGTCATAAAACCCAAATCATAAAATGTCATGAAgtccaaaaagaaaaacgtcgtaaataaaatgtaatcacccaaaatttttgtatttagcaAAAATTTTGGGTGGTTGCGGGCTGCAAACTATTTCGTTTTATTTGACTTTGAAAATTGGCCCTAATTCACTTTCTTAAAGTACAATAAAGCAAAACATATTTGTTACGCTTTCTTGACGGACCGAGTTTTTGGGCGAtctgacatttttttgtataatgtttGTGTTTGGGCGACACAATCTAAAACTCAAAATGTCGTATTGGCcagaataaacaaacattttgtcagAATGCCCAAATTTTGAAACACATGACAAGTTTTGGGAGAATGTCAATAAGTCATTTGgaagttatattattttaaaattgatttgcgcAATTTGACATTGATTTCAGGCTTTGTGGTATTTTCTTCTGAACAAATTTTTTGGCGATTGGGCCATTTTTGGGCGACATTAGGCAATAAGACAGaactcttgtttttatttttaatgtcataaGATCCAAACCCAAACCCCAAACCAAGTCGTAcagcaacaaaatgttaattccttattttttctatataatatatt
This window of the Eupeodes corollae chromosome 3, idEupCoro1.1, whole genome shotgun sequence genome carries:
- the LOC129951127 gene encoding mucin-2 — translated: MISIRYKVLLLWLLFFTIVLSGVKSEDVENFQPEGFEGRILNPKLDRNGWKPLGQGDPLKNDPTFDYSPPALERVRYWAENNKTKDDGGKKSKSDILLLGVPSKRENMKKEQKYTSIRRSYYGGSGGGGGSGNLPTRLMPPPMQTLQPQRMKTSTTEMHHYQTQYPSTKSYYSPSGSGSYRTKSPYDTKYGESNNYVSYSRPDTKYSNIRLSPNDFIGMQSPRKPWVHELLQKELIKPRPSPPSKPLQTTSMRNVFETHSPPPTVYITTASTPIYNPPTTMPFVPTTTTSQKPVYPSYMAPTAYDTFYPTAPPIDITTEAPPSVKPPMNGHFEVSMYQIIEGHSKVKTYGQSDNETSTHEPKIVPITPRQESVVRHVTSSDDLRFTHQVKHLHTKKSTTTTTTTTTTTTPKPIANQLSKGEMKPSSRPPPALAQQKAPMQGLLSLLDSSLGNFFIDEPTGDEMGTLFSGPALDTEPTIFVTTTTSLPPTAIEMGSPRSSRQIFDYDQLPESRLKDLNEEEIDGESDVLPKNWLRSSPNDVKAEADQVEER